The following are encoded in a window of Anaerolineales bacterium genomic DNA:
- a CDS encoding NADH-quinone oxidoreductase subunit N: MAFAEFESTHILFVLPEILLLTLAGLILAVDIFWRRRRRLLGWVSAGGLLLTFIATVVFSRPEVGGEPLLIFGGMLRHDWIGFTFTLVFLFAAAVTSIISLDMDELAVQGEYFALLLVAAFGMCLMAAAADLIMLLLAIETTSIPLYILAGFIKADDKSTEAGIKYFLFGALTSAVMLYGFSLLYGFTGETNIYRLAAMIRVEDFSPWILLGTVLLVLVGFGFKVSVVPFHFWSPDVYEGAPTPITAFISTASKAAGFSVLLRVMLVAFPTIESYWATLLAIMAAATMTIGNLLAISQKNIKRLLAYSSIAHAGYALIGLVALSSFGAASLVFYLVGYVVSNLAAFTIVILFAQTAGSEQIADYAGLSRRSPGLALALMVALLSLAGMPPLVGFVAKFYVFAAAVQSGWIWLAIVAVLNAIVGLYYYMTILKVVYLYRSEEEHVAIDVPKPFGVTLGLCSLAIVGIGTISGPWLNLAVEAAKALF, from the coding sequence GTGGCTTTTGCGGAGTTTGAATCCACGCACATTCTCTTTGTTCTTCCAGAGATTCTACTTCTCACTCTTGCCGGTTTGATTCTGGCCGTCGATATTTTCTGGCGCCGGCGCCGGCGGCTGCTCGGATGGGTCAGCGCAGGCGGCTTGCTGCTCACGTTTATCGCAACGGTGGTGTTCAGCCGGCCGGAAGTAGGCGGTGAGCCCTTGCTGATCTTTGGCGGTATGCTGCGCCACGATTGGATCGGGTTCACCTTCACGTTGGTGTTCCTTTTCGCTGCGGCCGTAACCAGCATCATCAGCCTCGATATGGATGAACTGGCCGTGCAGGGAGAATATTTCGCCCTGCTGCTCGTGGCTGCGTTCGGCATGTGTTTGATGGCAGCGGCTGCGGATTTGATAATGCTGCTTTTGGCGATCGAGACCACCTCCATCCCGCTCTATATTTTGGCCGGCTTTATCAAGGCGGATGATAAATCCACCGAAGCCGGGATCAAGTATTTTCTCTTCGGCGCCCTGACTTCGGCCGTGATGCTGTACGGCTTCAGTTTGCTGTACGGTTTTACGGGAGAGACCAACATCTACCGCCTGGCGGCCATGATCCGCGTGGAAGATTTCTCGCCGTGGATCTTGCTCGGTACGGTGTTGTTGGTTCTCGTCGGATTCGGATTCAAGGTGTCCGTCGTTCCTTTTCATTTCTGGAGTCCGGATGTTTACGAAGGCGCGCCGACGCCGATCACGGCGTTTATCTCGACGGCCTCAAAAGCTGCGGGCTTTTCCGTGCTGCTGCGCGTCATGCTGGTCGCGTTTCCGACGATCGAATCCTACTGGGCCACACTGCTGGCGATCATGGCCGCAGCAACGATGACGATCGGAAATTTACTCGCCATCTCTCAAAAGAATATCAAGCGCCTGCTTGCCTACTCCTCGATCGCGCATGCCGGCTATGCACTGATCGGATTGGTCGCCTTGAGCAGTTTTGGTGCAGCCAGCCTGGTTTTCTATCTGGTTGGCTACGTTGTTTCCAACCTGGCCGCTTTTACGATCGTCATCCTGTTTGCCCAGACCGCCGGTTCCGAGCAAATCGCGGATTATGCCGGATTGAGCCGCCGCTCGCCGGGTTTGGCTTTGGCGCTCATGGTGGCACTGCTGTCCCTTGCCGGTATGCCGCCCCTCGTCGGCTTCGTGGCCAAGTTTTACGTCTTTGCTGCGGCCGTGCAAAGCGGCTGGATATGGCTGGCCATCGTCGCTGTCCTGAATGCCATTGTCGGGTTGTACTACTACATGACGATCCTGAAGGTGGTTTATCTCTATCGATCCGAAGAAGAACACGTGGCCATCGACGTACCAAAACCCTTTGGGGTGACATTGGGACTTTGTTCGCTGGCGATTGTCGGAATTGGAACGATCAGTGGACCGTGGTTGAATCTTGCCGTGGAAGCGGCAAAAGCGCTGTTTTAA
- a CDS encoding NADH-quinone oxidoreductase subunit M has translation MNFPILSVISFIPIGTAMILLLLPGDRKNLIRWVALAAAATCFSLSVVTYFSYDQTLGGYQFEEGPFPWIAALGISYHVGVDGMNLPLVLLTGVVIFTGVLISWGVDDRPREFFAFLFILATGVFGVFISLDLFQLFFFYEIAVFPMYLLISIWGWKVTREYAAMKLTLYLFIGSVIALVGALAMYFTADLHTFDMIALQQAGFSTVFQRFWFPFVFFGFAVLGGIFPVHNWSPDGHVAAPTAVSMFHAGVLMKLGAFAALRVGIMLMPQGAKMWAPLILVLATVNVVYGALIAMVQRDFKYVIGFSSVSHMGLVMLGFATLNLNGLTGAGLQMFSHGVMTALFFAVVGMVYDRAHTREIPRLGGFSKVMPLVAVAFIVGGLVSMGMPGFSGFIAEFPIFMGLWQRQPLVAIIAALGIVITAAYIMRVIGRVFFGKIPEEFEGHLSSITHFDRLALALLAGILILIGVYPTIMAPLVESGANAVLALFGGA, from the coding sequence ATGAATTTTCCAATCCTGAGTGTGATCAGCTTCATTCCCATCGGGACGGCGATGATTCTGCTGCTGCTCCCCGGCGACCGTAAAAATCTCATTCGCTGGGTCGCATTGGCCGCCGCGGCCACCTGCTTTTCACTCTCCGTCGTGACGTACTTTTCCTACGATCAAACCCTCGGTGGGTATCAATTCGAGGAAGGTCCGTTCCCGTGGATCGCGGCGCTCGGTATTTCCTACCACGTCGGCGTGGACGGTATGAATCTGCCCCTCGTTCTGCTTACCGGCGTGGTTATTTTTACCGGCGTGTTGATCTCCTGGGGCGTCGACGATCGGCCGCGGGAATTCTTTGCCTTTCTCTTCATCCTGGCGACGGGCGTGTTCGGTGTTTTCATCTCGCTCGACCTCTTCCAATTGTTCTTTTTCTACGAGATTGCCGTTTTCCCGATGTATCTGTTGATTTCCATTTGGGGCTGGAAGGTCACACGCGAGTACGCGGCGATGAAGCTCACCCTGTATCTCTTTATCGGTTCCGTTATTGCCCTCGTGGGCGCTCTGGCGATGTACTTCACCGCAGACCTGCACACGTTCGACATGATCGCCTTGCAGCAAGCGGGATTCTCGACGGTATTCCAGCGTTTCTGGTTTCCCTTCGTTTTCTTCGGATTTGCCGTCCTGGGCGGCATCTTCCCGGTACACAATTGGTCTCCGGATGGTCACGTCGCCGCACCCACCGCGGTCTCGATGTTCCACGCCGGGGTGCTGATGAAACTGGGTGCCTTCGCCGCGCTGCGGGTGGGGATCATGCTCATGCCGCAAGGCGCCAAGATGTGGGCTCCATTGATTCTCGTCCTGGCGACGGTCAACGTGGTCTACGGTGCGCTGATCGCCATGGTGCAGCGAGATTTTAAGTACGTCATCGGCTTTTCGTCCGTCTCGCACATGGGTTTGGTGATGCTGGGGTTTGCCACACTCAACCTGAACGGGCTGACGGGTGCCGGCTTGCAGATGTTCTCCCACGGTGTGATGACGGCGCTCTTCTTTGCTGTCGTGGGCATGGTGTACGATCGTGCGCACACGCGTGAGATTCCCAGGTTGGGTGGATTCTCGAAGGTCATGCCTTTGGTGGCCGTCGCGTTCATCGTGGGCGGTCTGGTGTCCATGGGCATGCCGGGATTCTCCGGTTTCATCGCTGAATTCCCGATCTTCATGGGACTATGGCAGCGGCAGCCTCTCGTGGCCATCATCGCCGCCTTGGGCATCGTCATCACCGCGGCTTACATCATGCGCGTCATCGGCCGAGTTTTCTTCGGGAAGATCCCCGAAGAATTCGAGGGTCATCTTTCGAGCATCACCCATTTCGATCGCCTCGCTTTGGCCTTGCTGGCCGGTATATTGATCCTCATCGGCGTATACCCAACGATTATGGCGCCGCTGGTCGAATCCGGCGCAAATGCCGTCCTGGCGCTTTTCGGAGGTGCATAG
- a CDS encoding NADH-quinone oxidoreductase subunit M produces the protein MEVIQDHLLSLILFSPTVAALLILLLPHSRVKVIRWAATLASLIPFGLAVWLWFTYDSSASGFQYVERAVWYEAIGSSYFLGVDGISVSMVLLTTLLTPLALLISWNVGDRVRTFMALFLLLETGMLGVFLSLDLLLFFVFWEVGLIPMYFLINQWGSANREYASFKFLIYTMAGSLGLLLAIQLIGVTAGTFDLLEITSKWTALDQPLQLLGLPITLPTSTVKTIAFWAFVVAFAIKVPIWPFHTWLPDAHTEAPTGGSMILAGVLLKLGAYGFLRLVLPLYPVEAKQFAGVLGLLGTLAIIFGAFASWGQNDFKRLVAYSSVNHMGFVVLGIAAAAFVQNGSQDAVIALNGAVLQMFNHGLSAAGMFLLVGVIYERTHSRDLDSYGGLFPLAPVYGGILIFTGMASLGLPGLNGFVSEFLVVRGSWPILTLYTALSMIGLLITGAYILKGIKKVLQGPLNEKWLGHRLEINRREILAIAPLMLLMLLIGIWPSWILGVINNTILRLFG, from the coding sequence ATGGAAGTCATCCAAGATCATCTGCTCTCTTTGATCCTCTTCTCGCCCACGGTCGCGGCGCTGTTGATATTATTGCTGCCGCATTCGCGGGTGAAGGTGATCCGCTGGGCAGCGACTCTGGCCAGCCTGATACCGTTTGGTTTGGCCGTTTGGCTGTGGTTTACCTATGACTCTTCGGCGTCAGGATTTCAATACGTCGAACGCGCCGTGTGGTACGAAGCGATCGGGTCGAGCTACTTCCTGGGCGTAGATGGGATTTCCGTATCGATGGTACTGCTCACCACGCTGCTCACTCCGCTCGCGTTGTTGATTTCCTGGAACGTAGGGGATCGCGTGCGCACGTTCATGGCACTCTTCCTGCTTCTCGAAACAGGTATGCTGGGCGTATTCCTTTCGCTCGATCTGCTGCTCTTCTTCGTTTTCTGGGAAGTCGGTTTGATCCCGATGTACTTCCTGATCAACCAGTGGGGCAGCGCCAACCGGGAATATGCCTCCTTTAAATTCTTGATTTACACCATGGCCGGGTCGCTCGGATTGCTGCTGGCCATCCAATTGATCGGCGTGACCGCCGGGACGTTCGATCTGCTCGAGATCACCTCCAAATGGACCGCGCTCGATCAGCCCTTGCAGCTGCTGGGTCTGCCGATCACACTTCCCACGAGTACGGTAAAAACCATCGCTTTTTGGGCTTTCGTCGTCGCCTTTGCCATCAAAGTCCCGATCTGGCCCTTCCACACCTGGCTTCCGGATGCCCACACGGAAGCGCCCACCGGTGGTTCCATGATCCTGGCGGGCGTGCTGCTCAAACTGGGCGCCTACGGCTTCCTGCGCCTGGTGCTGCCGCTGTATCCCGTCGAGGCGAAACAGTTTGCCGGTGTATTGGGACTGCTGGGTACGTTGGCGATCATTTTCGGCGCATTCGCTTCGTGGGGCCAGAACGATTTCAAGCGGCTGGTGGCGTATTCCTCGGTTAACCATATGGGTTTCGTCGTGCTGGGAATTGCCGCCGCGGCTTTCGTTCAAAACGGCAGCCAGGATGCCGTGATCGCCCTCAACGGCGCGGTCTTGCAGATGTTCAACCACGGTCTCTCGGCAGCGGGTATGTTCCTGCTCGTGGGCGTGATCTACGAACGGACGCACTCGCGCGATCTGGATTCGTATGGCGGATTGTTTCCGTTGGCGCCGGTCTACGGCGGCATATTGATTTTTACGGGCATGGCGTCCTTGGGTTTACCGGGATTGAACGGCTTCGTTTCCGAATTTCTCGTCGTGCGGGGAAGCTGGCCGATTCTGACCTTATATACAGCGCTTTCGATGATCGGGTTGTTGATCACCGGCGCGTACATTCTGAAGGGAATCAAGAAAGTCCTTCAAGGTCCGCTGAACGAGAAATGGCTGGGTCATCGGCTCGAAATCAACCGGCGGGAAATCCTGGCCATCGCGCCGCTCATGCTGCTCATGCTGCTGATCGGCATATGGCCGAGTTGGATATTGGGCGTCATCAACAACACCATTCTCCGTCTGTTCGGCTGA